AGGGCTGGGAGAGGAAATAGCAATGGTTGGAGTCTCGGGTTTTTTTACAGTACGTGGTGGCGggcggaggagagcggcggcgaGGGCTGAACAGAGGGAAGGAAAGCAGCGGGGATGGCTGCACTGCAACTTGCAGCCTGCAATGCACAGACCTAAAGGCGTGGCGGCCCAGCCTAATTTATTGTCGGAAGCTCGGTTAGGTCGTAATACAGAACGAAGCGACTGTACGTGAGATTAAGAGCTAATCTAACGGCCAGAAAGATCTAAAAGTGGTGATCGGACGGCTGCTAACGCTGGTGGCCTGAGAGGGTAGGAAAATTGCTCAGTTATAGTGTACTTAAATTATATGCAAATTGTGGCTGTTGGCCTGATGATGTGGTTGCGCTATGTGCGTGTTGCTGGTCTGTTTGGTACTTTGCCATATGGTTTTATTTATAAAGTCGAGTGTatgtattttttttaataaaaaggcTGTTTCTCGAAGtctagggggtgtttggttcagaagtcataggactttttctagtccgaGGGACTAATCaaaaagactctctagtagagtctttttctagtccctgtagaaaaagtccctcccgtttggtttcTAAAGACTTTTTAAAGACTTTTTCTAATCTTTAAGACTAAAAAGTGACTGAACCAAACACCCCTGGACTCTTTCTTCCGGGCGGGACGCACCAGGCAGAAACTTCCGTCTCGCCGAACCTTTTTCGGAGTTTGCCAACTTTCTTTGCGTGGGACGCACTTGTCATTTACCAGTCTAATATGAGTAGCGAGGTACCCAAAAAAAAGAGTAGCGAGGAGGGAGACCAGCCCACGAACGCCCTAGTCAACACGGAGCCCGCCATGGTCAACGGACGCGTCTCCATCGCCCCGAAACCCAAACCGAAACGCACTCCTCGAGTCCACCAGTCCAAGTCCACCTCACCCTAATCCCCCAGATCCACCCCCCCTAGATCGCATCCCAGCCGTCTGTCCAATGCTAACCCCTCTCTCGGAAGCTAAAACCCAGCGCAACAAATCAAATTTAACCCAGGTCGCGCACAAATCCGCCGCGCACGCACACAACCTCCATCTCTTCCCCCCTTCCGCAGAACCCTAGCTGTCCACAAGTCTCTTcgtcggcgatggcggcggcggagaacGCCGGGGACGTGGCGGCGGGGGAGAGCCGCAAGCTGTTCGTGGGTGGCATCCCGTCCTCAGCGCAGGAGACGGAGCTGCGGGGTCACTTTGCCCGCTTCGGTGCGGTGCGCTCAATCGTCGTGATGCGGGACAAGGAGTCGGGCCACGGCCGCGGGTTCGGGTTCGTCGAGTTCGAGGACGAAGAAGCGGCCGCCAAGGCGCTCGGCGATGGGGAGAGGCCCAAGCACTTCATCTGCGGCCGACTGGTGAGTTCCCTCGATCTCCTTCTTCTTGAGCGTGCAAGACAAAGGTTGGAAGTTGATTTTAGTTTGTGGATACTCACTAGTATTTACGAACTTGGGTAGGCTCTCATGGCTGGGCAAATTGATTGGATTATTACTTGTACTGTCGCGGGCTCACCTTGTTAAACTGCCGCGCAATGTAGGAGTACGAcatatttttttttttgcaatatcTGAATTGGTTCCTATAGATTTTTTGTACTAGGGTGGCGATAGTCATTAGTTACTCagttttgtgtttttttgtgtgcAGGTGGACGTTAAGAGGGCGCGTGCTAGACCTCCTCGGAACTTGGGCGAGCAACCTGTGCATCAACATCAGCATCAGCATCAGCTGGAACAGGGTCCAGTTCAGGGTCACCAAGACGCTGGGGACAGTACCGAGGCCAGTAGTGACAGTATGAGCTATGCTTCAAAGAAGGTATTCATTGGTGGTTTGCGTGACAACATCACAGAGGAGGAGTTCAGAGCTTACTTTGAGGCGTTTGGCACTGTAACAGATGTTGTTGTGATATACGACAGCCTGACAAGCAGGTCAAGGGGTTTTGGTTTTGTCACCTTTGATTCCGAGGAAGCTGTGAGAAAGGTGATGGGGCAAAGCTTTCATGACTTGAAAGGGACAAGGGTGGAAGCAAAGATCGCTATCCCCAAGGATGCTCAGTATTACCGTAATGGCCGAGGTCGTGGCTCAAGAACCTTTGGCGGAAGGGGTCCTGTTGGCTTTGATGGTTCAACATACCAACCGTACAATAACCGACATGGTTTCTACAATGGCTATATGCCACAACCTGTTCCCACACATCCCTACTATCATGGCCTCTATTTTGGTATGGGAGGCAATCCCTATGCAAATGCATATCCAAACCATGCAGTCATGGCAAATGTTCCAAACATGGTGGCAAGGCGTCCAGTATATAGCCCATATCCCCCAATGTATCCTGGCTATGGTTTTGCATACAGAAGTGGTTATGCGGGTGCTGCACCTTCTGTTCAGTATGGCGTTAATGGTGGCAGGGATTACATGAATGACCAAGACTCTATGGATGTACAAGAACTTGACAGCACTGCTACCATTGCTACAAAGTTTGAATACATGAAGCTAGGTTCACAATGACGTTCTGGTAAGTTACTCGTATTATTATTAGCCAGCCTGGTTTTAATCTTTACTCTTAACTCCGATGCAGCACATTACATGTATTCTTGTTATGTGGAACTGCAGCAGTTACTCGTTGATTTGGTTAGTATCGTTTATAACTCAGGCCCGTTCTTTTGGCaacttaaaaaataagccgcctccTCCCCAGCTTTTTCCATAAGCCAACTCTCTTATTCATTGGGGATTCTAAACTAGTTATGGGATAACTAATTTAGAAGTCTCAACAAATTTAGAGGGCGGCTTTCTTTTTAAGCTGGAGAGAGGcaacttattttttaagccgcccaaaAGAACTACACTTTAGTGTGAGATCTTTGAATCTGTGTAGGCTCTCATGTTTATTCATTATTTTTTTGTAAAAAGAATTTGGGAACACATAATAATCCAAATTATGTAGGGAGCTGTTAAATGTAGTCATTTTCCAATGAACAGTTCTGGCTAGTTATTCAATTTGAATAATGGATAGTAGTTAATTTAACTACCTGAATGTTTGAAAAACCTGCACTGATCAATTATGATGTTTTAGGTTATCTCATGAAAAATTCTCAATCCaagttactccctccattcctagaGACAAGGCGGGAAACTTTTCTCCTAGCATTCTTACTAAGCAGGCCACACTTCTATTTTTTCAACTAATCCGTCTAATATACCTCTTCACGCCACACTCTACTCCTCAAAGATGCGCTGGGCTGCTGGCCTTAATTTCATTGTTAAGTGTCCACCTTCTCTTGCTGTTACTAATGGTCAGTGCCAACCTGTGTAGAGCTAGCTGCCTCTGATTGGTCATGCATGGGCTCAGCAATAACACTTGCTCAGAATGGCTAATGAATGCAGCCTGCAAGCGCGGCTAGCAAGAATAATGATGTTCGTAGTGTCTTAATAACTGGTAACTGCTTAGAGGGTGATCTACCAGGGGTAAAAGGGTCCAAAACTTTTAAACGCTTAGCTGTCTTGACTTTGCAGAAAAAGTTTCACTCCTTTCTAGGAATGGAGTGAGTATTTGATATGTTTCCTTTTAATTGTTTATTTATCCTCATCTACCTATTTGGTAATAGTATATCATTGCAAGTAAAAACAGGCATCCATAAAAATAAATTTAGGCACTCCTCCCTCCTTCTCTTAAAAAAAGGCCTATAATTTTTTTCTGAAGTCAATTGGTgccaagtttgaccaagtttgtagaaaaaaCTATCCAGAACTGTGATATCAAATTGATGCCATTAGGTACATGGCAAAgcatattttcatattatatctaTTTAGTATTGTAAGTGTTGATAGTTTtccctataaacttggtcaaactatgCACTGTTTGACTTTTGAAAATTATAGGCCCTCTTGAgacacggagggagtactatttattgCATTTCATGCTCTTTATTTGAATAATCTAATAATCATTGCATGTAAAATGCAGCATAAATGTATGATTTTAGAGATTGCTTTGCATAAAGGCATATGATAAAATCAACCATTTTTTTAGTCtatactccctccgtaccaaaatacttgtcatggttttagttAAAATTAAAATCAACCATTTTGTAATCATTTTTTAATCtatactccctccgtaccaaaatacttgtcatggttttagttcaaatttgaattaaaaccacgacaagtattttggaatggagggagtacactgGATTTGTTAGATGGAGAgatggggtggggggaggggggttaaGCTTCAATTCAATCCTTGAAATAGAGTTCTTGGAATGAGTTTCTTAGAGTACCTGGTTCAACATCAATCCTCTAGTGAAACAAATGGTCTTCTATCTCTTTTGTTCTGTGTCAGTCACTCCTGAATATGATTTACTACCATTTGGTAATTTGATAAAATAGTGACATGTTATGTTAGCATCAACACATCACTAGTTGGAAATCAAGGTCAAGAACTATTATAACATCATAAGTTGTGATTTCATTTGACTGAAGCCGTCAATGGTGAACTGAACAGATAAACAGGATATTCTGTAGTTTCAACTGGTGTTTATTGGTGAAATGGCAATCAGTTGACTATATGCCTGTAGGAATTGATTGAATTATACATGACTTGAGACTTGAGACttgaaatataagtcttttttagagattccaatacagactacatagggagcaaaatgagtgaatctacactctaaactatgtctatatacatccgcatgtagttcatattgaaatctctaaaaagacacatatttaggaacggagggagtattgtttTCCAGATATTGCAGGCCTGTGCTACAATTGTTTGTATTTGCACTGTGTGCGATGTATGGTCGTACCCTTAGCTTGCTTGATAGTTCATGGGATATGGCAATATGTTTTCCTGCATTTATGCCAATTcactttttatttcttttgtgcttaaATTAGTATGTAGCCTTGTTGAAATAACCTTAAAATAAAAAAGGTTGTC
This region of Triticum aestivum cultivar Chinese Spring chromosome 2D, IWGSC CS RefSeq v2.1, whole genome shotgun sequence genomic DNA includes:
- the LOC123052903 gene encoding RNA-binding protein 1, which encodes MAAAENAGDVAAGESRKLFVGGIPSSAQETELRGHFARFGAVRSIVVMRDKESGHGRGFGFVEFEDEEAAAKALGDGERPKHFICGRLVDVKRARARPPRNLGEQPVHQHQHQHQLEQGPVQGHQDAGDSTEASSDSMSYASKKVFIGGLRDNITEEEFRAYFEAFGTVTDVVVIYDSLTSRSRGFGFVTFDSEEAVRKVMGQSFHDLKGTRVEAKIAIPKDAQYYRNGRGRGSRTFGGRGPVGFDGSTYQPYNNRHGFYNGYMPQPVPTHPYYHGLYFGMGGNPYANAYPNHAVMANVPNMVARRPVYSPYPPMYPGYGFAYRSGYAGAAPSVQYGVNGGRDYMNDQDSMDVQELDSTATIATKFEYMKLGSQ